In one Echinicola marina genomic region, the following are encoded:
- a CDS encoding DUF6909 family protein: MRTRAQESRAAIERLYITMRHLFMRGVYKPLGVSGESLISALHVLQPEIYGLVTENEKIELDGLLYVMERLPRGIEECRYIRLISREGYENADFEKLIPSKRRRNCYRVDRNQMFVEMTRGKSDIYDILTHLTFLYIEAEKIRNNSTDSKGRINLNWKMLGEIVEKDKLGEPYNHEAACSYLSHITGRTYDETHRAIEKFNISSNSNSLFSIVYHLGKLSIEEAMEQKDREISFSATLRERIGHHVYGEQWAQHIKGILEDNNLLHRPIHIISANLHSVLNTIYGHQLLGLNSFEEIEKIVSEISLDHKSKKQKQIREYALKNGFIEIPDVSGTNIGAQIFDTAKMEKNTIIPGISIPEEIKKKPVIVVMDYAFGEQAYECFDELLKPFESKKQMIPLDVVSASIMGKAGILQGNKGDLMIPTSHVFEGTADNYPFKNRLKGSDFEGYGLEVFEGPMITVLGTSLQNKDVLSYFMDSSWKAIGLEMEGAHYQKALQSASKIRRSIRKNVKVLYAYYASDNPLKTGSTLASGSLGMEGVKPTYLITYKILESIFTN, from the coding sequence ATGAGAACCAGAGCACAAGAATCACGCGCAGCAATAGAAAGACTTTATATCACCATGCGCCATTTATTTATGCGCGGTGTGTACAAACCTTTGGGGGTTTCTGGGGAGTCCCTGATTTCTGCCTTACATGTGCTACAGCCGGAGATTTATGGTTTAGTCACAGAAAATGAAAAGATCGAGTTGGATGGGCTGCTATATGTCATGGAAAGATTACCTAGGGGTATAGAAGAATGTAGGTATATCAGACTAATAAGCAGGGAAGGCTATGAAAACGCAGATTTTGAAAAGCTGATCCCAAGTAAGCGTAGGAGGAACTGCTATAGAGTAGACCGCAACCAAATGTTTGTAGAGATGACCCGGGGCAAAAGTGATATATATGATATCCTGACACACCTTACTTTCTTGTATATAGAGGCTGAAAAGATCAGGAATAATAGCACTGACAGTAAGGGAAGAATCAACCTCAACTGGAAGATGCTAGGCGAAATCGTTGAAAAAGACAAACTAGGAGAGCCCTATAACCATGAAGCGGCCTGTTCCTACCTCAGCCATATTACTGGAAGAACCTATGATGAGACCCATAGGGCGATCGAAAAATTCAATATATCTTCCAATTCCAACAGCCTGTTTAGTATCGTCTATCATTTGGGGAAATTGTCCATAGAAGAAGCGATGGAACAAAAAGACCGGGAAATTTCCTTTTCTGCCACCCTAAGAGAGAGGATTGGTCACCATGTTTATGGAGAGCAGTGGGCACAGCATATCAAAGGAATATTGGAAGATAATAACCTATTGCACCGGCCGATCCATATTATCAGTGCCAACTTACACAGTGTACTCAATACCATCTATGGGCATCAATTATTAGGTTTAAATTCTTTTGAGGAAATCGAAAAAATTGTAAGTGAGATAAGCTTAGACCATAAAAGCAAAAAACAAAAGCAAATCCGGGAATATGCCCTCAAAAATGGTTTTATTGAAATTCCTGATGTTTCAGGTACCAATATAGGTGCCCAGATTTTTGATACTGCAAAAATGGAAAAGAATACCATTATTCCTGGAATTAGCATTCCTGAAGAAATCAAAAAGAAGCCGGTAATTGTCGTAATGGATTATGCCTTTGGTGAGCAAGCCTATGAATGCTTTGATGAGCTCTTAAAACCCTTTGAATCCAAAAAACAAATGATCCCACTTGATGTGGTTTCTGCTTCCATAATGGGAAAGGCTGGGATTTTACAGGGCAATAAAGGCGATCTTATGATTCCAACTTCCCATGTTTTTGAGGGAACAGCTGATAATTATCCTTTTAAAAACAGGCTAAAGGGAAGTGATTTTGAGGGGTATGGTCTTGAAGTCTTTGAAGGACCTATGATTACGGTATTGGGCACTTCCTTACAAAATAAAGATGTCCTAAGTTATTTTATGGACTCTTCCTGGAAGGCCATTGGTCTGGAGATGGAAGGAGCCCATTATCAAAAAGCCCTACAATCAGCCAGTAAAATCAGAAGAAGTATTAGAAAAAACGTAAAGGTTTTATATGCCTATTATGCTTCTGATAATCCTCTGAAAACAGGAAGTACCCTGGCTTCTGGAAGCCTTGGGATGGAAGGAGTGAAGCCCACCTACCTGATCACCTATAAGATATTAGAAAGTATATTTACCAATTGA
- a CDS encoding DEAD/DEAH box helicase, whose amino-acid sequence MKVDNFNGFNFNEALQEGLDAMGFNKPTPIQQQAIPEILSGSDLIACAQTGTGKTAAFILPVLNKIAESGAGKLDTLILAPTRELAIQIDQQIQGLAYFVGISSIPIYGGGDGLAWEQQKKALEHGTEIIVATPGRLIALLAGGKVDLSSLKHLVLDEADRMLDMGFSDDLLKIINYLPKERQTVLFSATMPPKIRQFSKKILNEAKEINIAISKTAEGVSQLAYMCYDSQKEKLLEHILTQKTYEAVVIFASTKEKVKSIYKVLRKKFDVESFHSDLEQVEREKIMSRFKNKTLKILVGTDIISRGIDVEGIELVINFDTPSDPEDYVHRVGRTARADKKGEAITFVNEKDLFKFHKIQNLIGIEIPRLDLPDGFEGGPEYKEGRSKGNIKNKKQGNNPKSKFKKRQNGTGSKHHAKNQHSKNPHKDKDNSHKDKQPIGNSNNTTGKFRTRSNVKNSQQD is encoded by the coding sequence ATGAAAGTAGACAACTTTAATGGCTTTAATTTCAACGAAGCTTTACAAGAAGGCTTGGATGCCATGGGCTTCAATAAGCCTACACCAATACAGCAACAAGCTATACCTGAAATCCTGTCTGGCAGTGATTTGATAGCTTGTGCACAAACTGGAACGGGAAAAACAGCAGCGTTTATTCTACCTGTACTTAATAAAATAGCTGAAAGTGGGGCAGGAAAACTGGATACCTTGATTTTGGCGCCTACTAGAGAACTGGCCATCCAAATAGATCAGCAAATTCAAGGCTTGGCCTATTTTGTAGGCATCAGTTCCATTCCTATTTATGGAGGTGGAGATGGATTGGCCTGGGAACAGCAGAAAAAAGCCTTGGAACATGGAACAGAAATCATAGTGGCTACACCGGGAAGGCTAATTGCCCTGCTCGCAGGGGGGAAAGTAGATTTATCATCACTAAAACATTTGGTACTGGATGAGGCTGACAGAATGCTGGACATGGGATTTTCAGATGACTTACTTAAAATCATCAATTACCTTCCAAAAGAAAGGCAAACGGTGCTTTTTTCCGCTACCATGCCACCAAAAATCAGGCAATTCAGTAAAAAAATCCTGAATGAAGCCAAGGAAATCAATATTGCCATCAGTAAAACCGCCGAGGGTGTCAGCCAATTAGCATATATGTGCTATGACAGTCAAAAGGAAAAACTACTTGAACATATCCTCACCCAAAAGACTTATGAAGCTGTAGTGATTTTTGCCTCTACAAAAGAAAAAGTCAAAAGCATCTACAAGGTCTTGCGCAAGAAATTCGACGTAGAATCTTTTCACTCTGATTTGGAACAAGTGGAAAGGGAAAAAATTATGTCCAGGTTCAAAAATAAGACCCTGAAAATTTTGGTCGGTACCGATATCATTTCGAGGGGAATCGATGTGGAAGGTATTGAATTGGTCATTAATTTTGATACCCCTAGTGATCCAGAAGACTATGTACACAGGGTAGGCAGAACCGCTAGAGCCGATAAAAAGGGTGAAGCGATCACTTTTGTCAATGAAAAGGATTTGTTTAAGTTCCATAAGATCCAAAATCTGATTGGTATAGAAATTCCAAGGTTGGATCTACCTGATGGCTTTGAAGGAGGACCAGAATATAAAGAAGGTAGGTCAAAAGGAAATATTAAGAATAAAAAGCAGGGTAACAATCCTAAAAGCAAATTTAAAAAGCGGCAAAATGGGACTGGGTCAAAGCATCATGCAAAAAATCAACACTCAAAAAATCCTCACAAGGACAAGGATAATTCCCATAAGGATAAGCAGCCCATTGGGAATTCCAATAATACAACAGGAAAATTCAGGACCAGATCAAATGTCAAGAACAGTCAACAGGATTAA
- a CDS encoding DUF4255 domain-containing protein, protein MIFEILKILTGEVNNYFQQLEMDDSELILDNVAMIDSQSDSAEALKNKIILSLINLREEVTLKNFPNSVNNGDTISFKNPKVHINLFLIFCANRAQYNKSLNDLSKILEFFQSKKVFTQSNTSFDRDLDEMSGVKHFRFTMELFTPTFEELNYIWGTLGGRQYPSVFYRMNLIEIDRDMINSAESVITEIHRNYKQQ, encoded by the coding sequence ATGATTTTTGAAATTTTAAAAATTCTCACAGGAGAAGTAAACAATTATTTTCAGCAATTAGAAATGGATGATTCGGAGCTCATTTTGGACAATGTAGCCATGATTGACTCCCAGTCAGACAGTGCTGAGGCATTAAAAAATAAGATCATATTATCCCTAATTAATCTAAGAGAGGAAGTTACCCTTAAAAACTTTCCCAACAGTGTGAACAACGGGGATACTATAAGCTTTAAAAATCCAAAGGTCCATATTAATCTGTTTTTGATCTTTTGCGCCAACAGGGCACAGTACAATAAATCCCTCAACGACTTATCCAAAATCCTGGAGTTTTTCCAATCCAAAAAAGTTTTCACACAATCCAATACCAGCTTTGATAGGGACTTGGACGAAATGAGTGGCGTAAAACATTTCAGGTTTACCATGGAATTATTTACCCCAACTTTTGAAGAATTGAACTATATCTGGGGAACACTGGGAGGAAGACAATATCCATCCGTCTTTTACCGGATGAACCTGATAGAAATTGATAGGGATATGATCAATTCAGCTGAGTCTGTCATCACAGAGATTCACAGAAATTATAAACAACAATAA
- a CDS encoding phage tail sheath C-terminal domain-containing protein: MATTLKTPGVYIEEITKFPPSVAQVETAIPAFIGYTAQAKDGDKELPPNEPVKISSVLEFTEYFGGAPEVEVTTLEINAQNQVTEVDLTEKYYLFECIRMFYANGGGDCYVISVGKYGDTIQNGTADGSTPGFLAGLSKVKKIDRPTLLVAPDAPLMSQNNINSLYTAMLGQCNDLQDRFCIFDLKELGVDYDDAVENFRNGIGMNYLKYGAAYSPWLKANLPRIVKYKDIKGKITQNGPTVDLADLIADADAKALANRLDNLVDDQNTINDALDTLKGAHPSYQAKFEALFHTLRNTPNKANLEALINYYTGSMDLVRDVIDLGGAAVSLEDKSNPAGDTKFLFDFLVSKLGTALDATENEIAKIALDSSSLSSALTLAASATGLDYSNSTSTNVYFGTGTTNPEKIQPHVGAVNKLWSSIKSSLDLITSSAESFTATVETSTTDAIPALKSIYQRIANEYLTLPPSATMAGVYARVDSNRGVWKAPANVSLNNVIGVTELIDNKEQENLNVDTVAGKSINIIRPFTGKGIMVWGARTLAGNDNEWRYVPVRRFFNMAEESIKKATEQFVFEPNDGNTWVRVRAMIENFLTLQWRAGALAGAKPEHAFYVRVGLGQTMTSQDILAGKMNVEIGMAVVRPAEFIVLKFSHKMQES, from the coding sequence ATGGCAACAACATTAAAAACACCAGGTGTCTACATTGAGGAAATCACGAAATTTCCACCTTCTGTAGCACAAGTTGAAACTGCAATTCCCGCTTTTATAGGCTATACTGCACAGGCAAAGGATGGAGACAAAGAACTGCCACCTAATGAGCCAGTAAAAATCTCCTCAGTACTGGAGTTTACAGAATACTTTGGTGGTGCTCCTGAAGTAGAAGTTACCACATTGGAAATCAATGCACAAAATCAAGTAACAGAGGTTGACCTTACCGAAAAATACTATTTGTTTGAGTGTATAAGGATGTTCTATGCCAATGGTGGTGGAGATTGTTATGTGATTTCGGTCGGGAAATACGGTGATACCATCCAAAACGGTACTGCAGATGGTTCAACGCCCGGATTTTTGGCCGGTCTTTCTAAGGTAAAAAAAATAGACCGACCTACTTTACTCGTTGCTCCTGATGCTCCACTGATGAGTCAAAACAATATCAATTCACTATATACAGCCATGCTGGGTCAATGTAATGACCTGCAAGACCGCTTTTGTATTTTTGACTTGAAGGAACTAGGCGTGGATTATGATGATGCTGTTGAAAACTTCAGAAATGGAATTGGTATGAATTACCTGAAATATGGTGCAGCATATTCCCCTTGGCTAAAAGCCAATCTCCCCAGAATAGTCAAATACAAAGATATAAAAGGCAAAATAACGCAAAACGGTCCAACAGTGGATTTGGCAGATTTAATAGCAGATGCGGATGCCAAAGCCCTCGCCAACAGACTTGATAATCTTGTCGATGATCAAAATACGATTAATGACGCTTTGGATACATTGAAAGGTGCACATCCTTCTTATCAGGCAAAATTCGAAGCCTTATTCCATACCCTTAGAAATACGCCTAACAAGGCTAACCTAGAAGCCTTGATCAATTATTACACAGGTAGCATGGATTTGGTGAGAGATGTTATCGACCTAGGAGGGGCAGCTGTAAGCTTAGAGGATAAAAGCAATCCTGCTGGAGACACCAAATTCCTATTTGACTTTTTGGTGTCAAAATTAGGGACTGCTCTGGATGCTACAGAAAATGAAATAGCCAAAATTGCCCTTGACTCAAGTTCATTGTCATCAGCGCTGACGCTTGCAGCCTCAGCGACTGGCTTAGATTATTCCAACAGTACATCCACCAATGTTTATTTTGGTACAGGTACTACCAATCCAGAAAAAATCCAACCGCATGTAGGTGCTGTGAACAAACTATGGAGTAGCATAAAATCATCCTTGGACCTTATCACCAGTTCTGCAGAGAGTTTTACTGCTACAGTGGAAACATCAACAACAGATGCCATTCCAGCCTTGAAAAGCATTTACCAACGCATCGCCAATGAATACCTGACCCTTCCACCAAGTGCTACCATGGCCGGTGTGTATGCCCGGGTTGACTCCAATAGAGGTGTATGGAAGGCTCCTGCCAATGTTTCCTTGAACAATGTAATTGGCGTAACCGAGCTTATCGATAATAAAGAACAAGAAAATCTCAATGTGGATACTGTTGCGGGCAAGTCCATCAATATTATCAGGCCTTTTACAGGAAAAGGCATCATGGTTTGGGGTGCAAGGACCTTAGCGGGCAATGATAACGAATGGCGATATGTTCCTGTAAGGAGATTTTTCAATATGGCAGAGGAATCCATCAAAAAGGCTACAGAACAGTTTGTATTTGAGCCTAATGATGGCAATACCTGGGTAAGGGTAAGAGCGATGATCGAAAACTTCCTCACCCTACAATGGAGGGCAGGAGCGCTCGCAGGTGCAAAGCCAGAACATGCTTTTTATGTTAGAGTAGGCCTTGGTCAAACTATGACTTCACAGGATATTTTAGCTGGAAAAATGAATGTAGAAATTGGTATGGCAGTAGTCAGACCAGCAGAATTCATCGTGCTGAAATTCTCCCACAAAATGCAGGAATCATAG
- a CDS encoding phage tail protein, protein MSYPLSKFHFSVEWGGTKIGFTEVSGLDVETEIIEYRHGASPEYSKIKMPGMQKFSNITLKRGTFKSDNEYFEWYNTINLNKVDRRDITISLLNEEHKPVVSWKVKNAWPLKVQSTDLKGDGNEVAIESMELAHEGLTIQNE, encoded by the coding sequence ATGAGCTATCCATTATCAAAGTTTCATTTCTCTGTTGAATGGGGAGGAACAAAAATTGGCTTTACAGAAGTTTCCGGTCTAGATGTGGAAACAGAAATTATCGAATACAGACACGGTGCAAGCCCTGAATACAGCAAAATCAAAATGCCTGGCATGCAAAAATTCTCCAATATTACCTTAAAAAGGGGCACCTTCAAAAGCGATAATGAGTATTTCGAATGGTATAATACCATCAATCTCAATAAAGTAGACAGAAGGGATATCACCATAAGTTTACTTAATGAAGAACACAAACCCGTTGTATCCTGGAAAGTTAAAAATGCTTGGCCACTGAAAGTACAAAGTACTGACCTCAAAGGTGATGGTAATGAAGTGGCTATCGAATCAATGGAATTGGCCCATGAAGGTCTCACCATTCAAAATGAATAG
- a CDS encoding phage tail protein has product MATYYPPSSFHFLVEFTGLDTGQGDHEFQSVSGLSVDIDTEEIAEGGENRFKHKFPVKTKYPNLVLKRGMLMDSKLIAWCRDAIEDFQFKPIDLTVKLLNEEHEPLMTWNVVHAYPVKWNVEDFNAQESKMAIESIELSYNYFKTII; this is encoded by the coding sequence ATGGCCACTTATTATCCGCCATCCAGCTTCCATTTTTTGGTGGAATTTACCGGATTAGATACCGGACAGGGAGATCATGAATTTCAGTCGGTTTCTGGCCTTTCAGTAGATATAGACACCGAAGAAATAGCTGAGGGTGGTGAAAACCGCTTCAAGCATAAGTTTCCTGTCAAAACCAAATATCCCAATCTGGTCCTTAAACGTGGTATGCTCATGGATTCCAAATTGATTGCTTGGTGCAGGGATGCCATCGAGGATTTTCAATTTAAGCCCATTGACTTGACTGTAAAACTCCTCAACGAGGAACATGAACCACTAATGACCTGGAATGTGGTACATGCCTATCCAGTAAAATGGAATGTTGAAGATTTTAATGCCCAGGAAAGTAAAATGGCCATTGAATCCATAGAGCTGTCCTATAATTACTTTAAAACGATAATCTGA
- a CDS encoding DUF5908 family protein codes for MPIEIKELHIKITVDENGGGSKSSQGGNQQDLIAKCVEQVMEVIREQKER; via the coding sequence ATGCCAATAGAAATCAAAGAATTGCACATCAAAATAACCGTAGACGAAAACGGTGGCGGATCTAAGTCCTCCCAAGGGGGCAACCAGCAGGATCTTATTGCCAAATGCGTCGAACAGGTAATGGAAGTAATTAGAGAGCAAAAAGAAAGGTAA
- a CDS encoding CIS tube protein, translated as MSEGKLEKLKIVAYKDSKFSDEVDNGEFTTLLNPEKYKFQYRVEQNEDQAAGTSAAPIRFNKILPQTLELDFLFDRTGVIAGYEASENGVIDDIEHFKKVVYEYNGEKHKPNYLMITWGSLLFKGYLKEMDIEYKLFRPDGTPIRAMATTKIGEFVEEDLRTAQENNQSPDLTHYRTVNDGDTLPLMTYRIYGDSKYYLEVAKANKLTNFRKLKTGTELFFPPLQKQK; from the coding sequence ATGAGTGAAGGTAAATTGGAAAAATTAAAAATCGTAGCCTATAAGGACTCCAAATTTTCGGATGAAGTAGATAATGGGGAGTTCACTACACTACTCAATCCAGAAAAGTACAAGTTCCAATACAGGGTAGAGCAGAATGAAGATCAGGCTGCAGGAACCAGCGCAGCCCCGATCCGATTTAATAAAATCCTACCTCAAACATTAGAACTTGATTTTCTGTTTGACCGAACAGGTGTAATTGCTGGCTATGAGGCAAGTGAAAATGGCGTCATCGATGATATAGAACACTTCAAAAAAGTGGTTTATGAATACAATGGCGAAAAACACAAGCCCAATTACCTCATGATCACATGGGGAAGCCTTTTGTTCAAAGGCTATCTCAAAGAAATGGATATTGAATACAAACTCTTCAGGCCGGATGGCACACCCATTAGGGCGATGGCCACCACCAAAATCGGGGAGTTTGTAGAAGAAGACCTTCGTACAGCCCAAGAAAACAACCAATCTCCTGATCTAACCCATTACAGGACAGTGAATGATGGAGATACACTTCCCTTGATGACTTATAGGATTTACGGCGACTCCAAGTATTACCTAGAAGTTGCCAAAGCCAATAAGCTGACCAATTTCAGAAAGTTAAAAACCGGCACAGAATTATTTTTTCCACCGCTTCAAAAACAAAAATAA
- the vgrG gene encoding type VI secretion system tip protein VgrG — MNNSGTIATSQSVDRVTHKILIGGEEIPGTYQVKSIQVSKSINKIPTARLAVLDGDPAERDFKVSNSDHFIPGKEIEITAGYHSDEATIFKGIIIKQNIKIRNNQSLLMIEAKDKAVKMTLRRKSKYYYELSDADILEELIKAHALEADIASTSIVHPEMVQYDITDWDFMMLRTQANGLLCMVDDGKISLKKPDLNAAEVETITFGATLLEFDAEMDARTQVPKVISQAWNIADQKLLEIEGADPALSTNGNISSGDLAALLDQDDVVMRHGGNKKEGDLKEWANAKWTFQQLAKSRGRMKFQGIPNVKPGTNLLLEGVGERFNGKVYVTAVNHQITEGNWTIDTQYGMDPEWFAETMSSISMPPAAGLNAGISGLHVGLVTDLEDPEGEERIKVKIPIINSEEEGIWCRQAFPDAGNNRGFTFRPEPEDEVIVGFINEDPNDAVVLGMLHSSANPNPITASNDNHEKGIQTRSGIKIHFDDDKTIVKIETPAGNKLELNDDDGSITVEDQNGNKTLIDSDGISMESAKDFNLKTTGDINMEGTNVNIKASAQFKAEGSAGAELSTSAVAVLKGSLVQIN; from the coding sequence ATGAACAATAGCGGAACCATAGCGACCAGCCAAAGTGTAGACAGGGTAACCCACAAAATCCTTATTGGAGGAGAAGAAATTCCTGGAACCTATCAAGTAAAAAGTATACAAGTAAGCAAAAGTATCAATAAGATTCCAACTGCTCGTCTTGCTGTACTAGATGGTGATCCTGCAGAAAGGGATTTCAAGGTGAGCAATTCCGATCACTTCATTCCTGGAAAGGAAATCGAAATCACTGCTGGATATCACTCTGATGAGGCTACCATCTTCAAAGGTATTATTATAAAGCAAAATATTAAAATCAGAAATAACCAATCACTTTTGATGATTGAAGCAAAAGACAAGGCCGTAAAAATGACGTTGCGCAGGAAAAGCAAGTACTATTACGAGCTGAGTGATGCTGATATCTTGGAAGAACTCATCAAAGCCCATGCCCTTGAGGCAGATATTGCTTCTACCTCAATTGTTCATCCGGAAATGGTTCAATATGATATCACAGATTGGGATTTTATGATGCTTCGTACTCAGGCAAATGGACTGCTTTGCATGGTAGATGATGGAAAAATAAGCCTAAAAAAGCCGGACTTGAATGCTGCAGAGGTGGAAACCATCACATTTGGGGCGACTTTACTTGAATTCGACGCCGAAATGGATGCTCGTACACAAGTTCCTAAGGTTATTTCCCAAGCTTGGAATATCGCTGATCAGAAATTATTGGAAATAGAAGGAGCAGACCCCGCTTTGAGCACCAACGGAAATATCAGCTCAGGTGATTTGGCAGCATTACTGGATCAAGATGATGTCGTCATGCGCCATGGTGGGAATAAAAAGGAAGGAGATCTAAAGGAATGGGCCAATGCCAAATGGACCTTCCAACAATTAGCAAAATCAAGAGGAAGGATGAAATTCCAAGGCATCCCAAATGTAAAACCAGGCACCAACCTATTGCTAGAAGGAGTAGGGGAGCGCTTTAACGGCAAAGTCTACGTAACAGCAGTCAACCATCAAATAACAGAAGGAAACTGGACCATAGACACACAATACGGAATGGATCCTGAGTGGTTTGCAGAAACAATGTCCAGTATTTCCATGCCACCGGCAGCAGGACTAAATGCCGGAATAAGTGGACTTCACGTGGGCTTGGTTACTGATTTAGAAGACCCTGAAGGAGAAGAGCGAATAAAAGTAAAAATCCCAATTATTAACAGCGAAGAAGAAGGCATTTGGTGCAGACAAGCTTTCCCTGATGCTGGAAATAACAGAGGTTTTACTTTCAGGCCAGAACCTGAGGATGAGGTGATAGTAGGCTTTATCAATGAAGACCCAAATGATGCTGTTGTTTTAGGCATGTTGCACAGTAGTGCTAACCCAAACCCAATAACAGCTTCTAATGATAATCATGAAAAAGGCATACAAACCAGATCAGGCATTAAGATCCATTTTGATGATGATAAAACCATCGTCAAGATTGAAACACCCGCAGGTAACAAATTGGAGCTCAATGATGACGATGGCAGCATTACAGTCGAAGACCAAAATGGCAATAAGACCTTAATTGATAGTGACGGAATCAGCATGGAATCTGCCAAAGATTTTAATCTCAAAACCACCGGAGACATCAATATGGAAGGCACTAATGTAAATATTAAGGCCAGTGCACAATTTAAAGCAGAAGGTTCAGCGGGAGCTGAGCTAAGTACCAGCGCTGTCGCAGTCCTAAAAGGTTCATTGGTGCAAATCAATTGA
- a CDS encoding PAAR domain-containing protein has protein sequence MGMPAARANDMHVCPMVTGTVPHVGGPILPPGEPTVLIGGMPAARVGDMATCTGPPDTIIMGSSTVMIGGMPAARLGDSTAHGGSIVIGEATVLIG, from the coding sequence ATGGGAATGCCAGCAGCTAGAGCAAACGATATGCATGTCTGTCCAATGGTAACGGGAACCGTGCCCCATGTGGGTGGCCCCATCTTACCACCAGGAGAGCCAACTGTTTTGATTGGGGGTATGCCAGCAGCAAGAGTAGGGGATATGGCTACCTGCACAGGTCCTCCTGACACCATAATAATGGGATCCTCCACCGTCATGATTGGTGGGATGCCAGCAGCAAGATTAGGAGATTCCACCGCGCACGGTGGCAGCATTGTAATAGGAGAAGCAACTGTATTAATAGGATAA
- a CDS encoding GPW/gp25 family protein: MENSNDFLGTGWSFPPEFETGSGQAKTTSGVDDIQKSLEILFSTRLGERIMQPTYGCNLDELLFNPINRTVKTYVIELIKNAILYHEPRIDPEKIDITEGNALEGELLIHLQYRVRATNARNNMVYPFYLEEGTNT; encoded by the coding sequence ATGGAAAACAGCAATGACTTTTTAGGGACAGGATGGAGCTTTCCTCCGGAATTTGAAACTGGGTCTGGTCAAGCTAAAACCACTTCTGGTGTTGATGATATTCAAAAAAGTCTTGAAATTTTGTTTAGCACGCGACTTGGTGAGCGGATCATGCAGCCCACCTACGGATGTAATCTCGATGAACTGTTATTTAATCCCATCAACAGGACAGTTAAAACCTATGTCATAGAGCTGATCAAAAATGCGATTTTATACCACGAACCACGGATAGATCCTGAAAAAATTGATATCACAGAAGGCAATGCACTGGAAGGAGAACTACTGATTCATCTTCAATACAGAGTAAGGGCGACCAATGCCCGAAATAATATGGTCTATCCTTTTTATTTGGAAGAAGGCACCAACACCTAA